The following proteins are encoded in a genomic region of Candidatus Aminicenantes bacterium:
- the amrS gene encoding AmmeMemoRadiSam system radical SAM enzyme, translated as MIIDAMLWSPGEGGRVKCGLCAHRCSIAPDRWGVCGVRQNRAGRLLTSAYGEVVAANVDPIEKKPLYHFFPGTTSFSIAAAGCNFRCGFCQNWQISQVKAEDGGMGGQPLAPDRIAALACDRGCRSISYTYTEPTIFFEYAFETARLAKAAGLANVFVTNGYMTAEAIETSRPWLDAANVDLKAFRDETYKKVCGARLQPVLDSIVRLHEAGVWIEVTTLVVPGMNDGAEELRDIARFLAATGRDIPWHISRFHPDHEFTDHDATPVSALARAAAVGREEGLRFVYVGNVPGEGDATACPACGAALVRRAGFVVREKRIGPDGLCPDCRTPVAGRWA; from the coding sequence TTGCGGCGTCCGCCAAAACCGCGCCGGACGCCTTCTGACCAGCGCTTACGGCGAAGTCGTCGCGGCCAACGTTGACCCGATCGAAAAGAAGCCCCTCTATCATTTTTTCCCGGGCACGACCTCGTTCTCGATCGCCGCGGCCGGCTGCAACTTTCGCTGCGGCTTCTGCCAAAACTGGCAGATCTCCCAGGTCAAGGCCGAGGACGGCGGGATGGGCGGACAGCCCCTGGCCCCCGACCGGATCGCCGCCCTGGCTTGCGATCGAGGCTGCCGCAGCATCTCCTACACCTACACCGAACCGACCATCTTCTTCGAGTACGCCTTCGAGACGGCCCGCCTGGCCAAAGCGGCGGGTTTGGCCAACGTCTTTGTCACGAACGGGTACATGACCGCCGAAGCGATCGAAACGAGCCGACCGTGGCTCGATGCCGCGAACGTCGATCTGAAGGCCTTCCGCGACGAGACCTACAAAAAGGTCTGCGGCGCGCGCCTTCAGCCCGTCCTCGATTCGATCGTCCGCCTCCACGAGGCCGGCGTTTGGATCGAGGTCACCACCCTCGTCGTGCCGGGGATGAACGACGGCGCGGAGGAGCTGCGCGATATCGCCCGCTTCCTGGCCGCGACGGGCCGCGATATCCCCTGGCATATCAGCCGTTTCCATCCCGACCATGAGTTCACGGACCACGACGCCACTCCCGTCTCCGCCCTGGCCCGGGCGGCGGCCGTCGGCCGCGAAGAGGGCCTGCGCTTCGTTTATGTCGGCAACGTGCCCGGGGAAGGCGACGCCACTGCCTGCCCGGCCTGCGGCGCCGCACTGGTCCGCCGCGCCGGATTCGTCGTCCGGGAAAAGCGGATCGGCCCGGACGGCCTCTGTCCCGACTGCCGTACTCCCGTCGCCGGCCGCTGGGCCTAG
- a CDS encoding archease: protein MEKYRILDHAADGKFRAFGATLEEAFGNAALAVVSLMTDWEKVERRVVRAVAVEARGVEQLLVKFLTEVLYLSDVRGFILGGVEDVRIEGPGSAEEPAFRLSARFLGDDRPERYDFHGEVKAVTYSEMKIEACPRGSAAWMVQVVVDL from the coding sequence ATGGAGAAGTACCGCATTCTCGACCACGCCGCCGACGGCAAGTTCCGGGCTTTTGGCGCGACCCTCGAGGAAGCCTTCGGGAATGCTGCGCTGGCCGTCGTCTCGCTGATGACGGACTGGGAAAAAGTGGAGCGGCGGGTCGTCCGGGCCGTCGCCGTCGAGGCCCGCGGCGTGGAACAGCTTCTGGTCAAGTTCCTGACCGAGGTCCTTTATCTTTCCGACGTCCGGGGATTCATTTTGGGCGGTGTCGAGGATGTCCGGATCGAGGGACCGGGTTCGGCCGAGGAGCCGGCTTTCCGCTTGTCCGCCCGCTTCCTCGGCGACGATCGGCCCGAGCGCTACGACTTCCACGGCGAGGTCAAGGCCGTCACCTACAGCGAGATGAAGATAGAGGCCTGCCCGCGTGGCTCCGCGGCCTGGATGGT
- a CDS encoding amino acid permease, whose translation MWIRKSPAQMLEASSHTLLKKNLTAWDLAALGIGSVVGTGIFVATGQGAHLAGPGVLLSFIVAAITCGFCALTYSELACMFPIAGSTYSYTYAAFGEVIAWIIGWDLMLEYMVAASAVASGWSTTFIGLIQSAGLHLPKAILTAPITTNAAGKIVMSGGVVDLPAVLITLLITWILYIGVHESAKINNVIVGIKIAVILLFLFLGVQHINLANLSPIMPFGWKGVMAGAAIIFFAYIGFDAVSTAAEETKNPKRDVPLGLMICLGTVIVLYVSVAFVLTGMVPFKQIDIGNALPAALARIGIRWGGALVATGAIIGMISTLLVTLYGQVRIFMVMARDGLLPKPFAKVHPVHQTPHICTWITGIMTAAIAGLFPLSMIIDLCNIGTLFAFTLVSIGVIILRKTQPDVERRFKTPGVPFTPLITVAFCFYLMYSLPMVTWIRFGIWLLVGLAIYFLYGLKHSKLQQTAK comes from the coding sequence ATGTGGATCCGAAAATCCCCCGCTCAGATGCTGGAAGCCTCTTCCCACACCCTGCTCAAGAAGAATCTGACCGCCTGGGACTTAGCCGCCCTGGGCATCGGATCGGTCGTCGGGACGGGCATCTTCGTCGCCACCGGCCAGGGCGCCCATCTGGCCGGGCCGGGCGTTCTCCTCTCGTTCATCGTGGCCGCGATCACCTGCGGCTTCTGCGCCCTGACCTACTCCGAGCTGGCCTGCATGTTCCCGATCGCCGGGTCGACGTACTCCTACACGTACGCCGCGTTCGGCGAAGTGATCGCCTGGATCATCGGTTGGGATCTGATGCTCGAGTACATGGTCGCGGCCAGCGCCGTCGCTTCGGGCTGGTCGACGACCTTCATCGGCCTCATCCAAAGCGCCGGGCTCCACCTGCCCAAGGCCATCTTGACGGCGCCCATCACGACCAACGCGGCCGGCAAGATCGTGATGTCGGGAGGGGTCGTCGATCTTCCTGCCGTCCTCATCACCCTACTTATCACCTGGATCCTCTACATCGGCGTCCATGAGAGCGCCAAGATCAACAACGTCATCGTCGGGATCAAGATCGCCGTGATCCTGCTGTTCCTCTTCCTCGGCGTTCAGCACATCAACCTGGCCAATCTGAGCCCGATCATGCCGTTCGGCTGGAAGGGCGTCATGGCCGGGGCGGCGATCATCTTCTTCGCCTATATCGGATTCGACGCCGTTTCGACCGCGGCCGAGGAGACCAAGAATCCCAAGCGCGACGTCCCGCTCGGGCTCATGATCTGCCTGGGCACGGTCATCGTCCTGTACGTGTCCGTGGCCTTCGTCCTGACCGGCATGGTCCCGTTTAAGCAGATCGACATCGGCAACGCCTTGCCCGCGGCGCTGGCTCGGATCGGCATCCGCTGGGGCGGGGCGCTGGTGGCGACTGGAGCCATCATCGGCATGATCTCGACCCTGCTCGTCACCCTCTACGGCCAGGTCCGCATCTTCATGGTCATGGCCCGCGATGGACTGCTGCCCAAGCCGTTTGCCAAGGTTCATCCCGTGCACCAGACGCCCCACATCTGCACCTGGATCACCGGGATCATGACTGCGGCCATCGCCGGCCTCTTCCCGCTGTCCATGATCATCGACCTCTGCAACATCGGCACCCTCTTCGCCTTCACCTTGGTCTCGATCGGCGTCATCATTTTGCGCAAGACCCAGCCGGATGTGGAGCGGCGATTCAAGACGCCGGGTGTGCCGTTCACGCCGCTCATCACCGTGGCCTTCTGCTTCTACCTCATGTACAGCCTGCCGATGGTGACCTGGATCCGGTTCGGGATCTGGCTGCTGGTCGGGCTGGCCATCTACTTCCTTTACGGGCTCAAACACAGCAAGCTGCAACAGACCGCCAAGTAG